From the genome of Geobacter sp. SVR, one region includes:
- the yrfG gene encoding GMP/IMP nucleotidase translates to MPLDWNTIDTVLLDMDGTLLDRHFDDHFWLEHVPKRWAARHNVTLEYARQHLYAMFRSQENTLNWTDLDYWSDRLHLDIPLLKEEVQHLIAVHPFVVEFLLFLKQHRKQVWLVTNAHSKTLNLKMKKTLLGPYFDGVISAHQVGLPKEDDRFWAALQRHVTYEPNRTMLGEDSETNLSTAERFGIRYLVYVSRFSSAIQPRASERFLSIEYFSQLMPAPGDTGSLSSRAE, encoded by the coding sequence ATGCCGCTTGACTGGAACACGATCGACACCGTGCTGCTGGATATGGATGGCACGCTGCTGGACAGGCATTTCGACGATCACTTCTGGCTGGAACATGTGCCAAAACGTTGGGCAGCCCGGCATAACGTCACGCTGGAATATGCGCGCCAGCACCTCTATGCCATGTTCAGGTCCCAGGAAAATACGCTCAACTGGACCGACCTCGACTACTGGTCGGACCGCCTGCACCTCGATATCCCCCTGCTCAAGGAGGAGGTCCAGCACCTGATCGCCGTGCATCCCTTTGTGGTTGAATTCCTGCTGTTTCTGAAGCAACACCGCAAGCAGGTCTGGCTGGTCACCAATGCCCATTCCAAAACCCTGAACCTGAAGATGAAGAAGACACTGCTCGGCCCCTATTTTGACGGGGTCATCTCGGCGCACCAAGTGGGGCTTCCCAAGGAAGACGACCGTTTCTGGGCAGCGCTTCAACGGCATGTCACCTACGAACCGAACCGCACCATGCTGGGCGAGGACAGCGAAACCAATCTTTCGACCGCGGAACGCTTCGGCATCAGGTACCTGGTGTACGTGAGCCGCTTCAGCTCCGCCATCCAGCCCCGGGCATCGGAGCGGTTCCTGTCGATCGAGTATTTCAGCCAGCTGATGCCAGCCCCGGGTGATACCGGTTCTCTCTCCTCAAGGGCCGAATGA
- the miaB gene encoding tRNA (N6-isopentenyl adenosine(37)-C2)-methylthiotransferase MiaB: MTKKRLYIETFGCQMNVNDTERIVAMLADIDYLSTDAVSEADLILLNTCSVRGGAEEKVYRRLENLRVFKRSKQGLVIGVGGCVAQQEGDELLRKLPWVDLVFGTHNLHLLPDLVRAAENGERRCETSFIDNEQRLDLFPPVGGVSRHSSFVTVMQGCDNFCSYCIVPYVRGREISRRSGEIIEEVERLSAAGVQEVVLLGQNVNSYGLKTEGEPSFAGLIRRIAAIDGIRRIRFTTSHPKDMSAELIACFSDVPKLCGQVQLPAQSGSNAVLKRMNRGYTREQYLERIAALKSARPGIAITGDMIVGFPGESEADFEETLSLMEEVRYIDLFSFVYSPRPGTKAAELTEEIGREEKLRRLDRLQELQRRITNEIQETFRGSLQTVLIEGEGKRAGQVSGKTESGRTVNLAGERSLIGRFADVRIIEVYQNSLLGELLQCREP; encoded by the coding sequence ATGACAAAGAAACGACTCTACATAGAAACGTTCGGATGCCAGATGAACGTGAACGATACCGAACGGATCGTCGCCATGCTGGCCGATATCGATTATCTGTCCACCGATGCCGTCTCCGAAGCGGATCTGATCCTCTTGAACACCTGCAGCGTGCGCGGTGGAGCAGAGGAAAAGGTCTACCGGCGGCTGGAAAACCTGCGCGTATTCAAGAGGTCCAAGCAGGGCCTGGTCATCGGCGTGGGGGGCTGCGTGGCCCAGCAGGAGGGGGACGAACTGCTCCGGAAGCTTCCCTGGGTGGACCTTGTGTTCGGAACGCACAACCTGCACCTGCTGCCCGATCTGGTGCGCGCCGCCGAAAACGGTGAGCGCCGCTGCGAAACTTCCTTCATCGACAATGAACAGCGGCTGGACCTGTTTCCCCCGGTCGGGGGCGTTTCGCGCCACAGCAGCTTCGTTACGGTCATGCAGGGCTGCGATAACTTCTGCTCCTACTGCATCGTTCCCTATGTGCGCGGCCGCGAGATCAGCCGCCGTTCCGGCGAGATTATCGAGGAGGTCGAGCGGTTGAGCGCTGCCGGTGTGCAGGAGGTCGTGCTGCTGGGGCAGAATGTCAACTCCTACGGCCTGAAGACAGAGGGGGAGCCGAGCTTCGCCGGTCTGATCCGGCGCATTGCAGCCATCGACGGCATCCGGCGCATCCGCTTCACCACCTCCCATCCCAAGGATATGTCAGCAGAACTGATCGCCTGTTTCAGCGATGTTCCCAAGCTGTGCGGTCAGGTACAATTGCCGGCGCAATCGGGCAGCAACGCGGTCTTGAAGCGCATGAACCGCGGATATACCCGGGAACAGTACCTTGAAAGGATCGCAGCGCTCAAGTCGGCCCGGCCCGGCATTGCCATCACCGGCGACATGATTGTCGGCTTTCCCGGCGAAAGCGAGGCCGATTTCGAAGAGACACTGAGCCTGATGGAGGAGGTGCGCTACATTGACCTGTTCTCCTTCGTCTATTCGCCTCGCCCCGGCACCAAAGCCGCGGAGCTGACCGAGGAGATCGGCCGGGAGGAAAAGCTGCGGCGGCTGGATCGGCTCCAGGAGCTTCAGCGCCGGATCACCAACGAGATTCAGGAGACCTTTCGGGGCAGCCTTCAGACCGTGTTGATCGAAGGGGAGGGTAAGCGTGCCGGGCAGGTTTCGGGCAAGACCGAAAGCGGCAGGACCGTGAATCTTGCCGGCGAACGCAGCCTGATCGGCAGATTCGCCGACGTACGCATTATCGAGGTATATCAGAACTCGCTTCTGGGTGAACTGCTGCAGTGCCGCGAACCCTGA
- a CDS encoding glutamine--tRNA ligase/YqeY domain fusion protein, producing MSIETTTPAAPSNFLRTIIEDDLDTGKHQNVVTRFPPEPNGYLHIGHAKSICLNFGLARDFGGRCHLRFDDTNPVKEEVEYIESIKESVRWLGFDWGEHLYYASDYFEQLYQWAEYLIGQSKAYVDDLSADEMRTYRGTLTEPGTESPFRNRSVAENLDLFRRMRAGEFPDGAKVLRAKIDMASPNLNLRDPVLYRISHVPHPHVGDAWCIYPMYDFAHGQSDAIEGITHSICTLEFEDHKPLYEWFLDNLPVPARPRQYEFARLNLTYAVMSKRKLHELVTSGTVSGWDDPRMPTLMGLRRRGYTPESIRAFCERIGVGRSDSWIDMAILEEAVREDLNERAPRALAVLRPLKVVIDNYPAGEVEEFEAANHPQKPEMGSRTVTFSRELFIEQDDFCEQPPKGFFRMTPGAEVRLRYAYIVRCTSVVKDENGAVTEVHCEYDPASRGGSAADGRKIKGTIHWVSASHSLEAEVRLFDRLFTDPNPDRGGADYKQFLNPQSVEVVSSARLEAGLASVDGDVRLQFERQGYFCLDCKDSRPGSPVFNRIATLKDTWTKK from the coding sequence ATGTCAATCGAAACCACAACACCGGCAGCACCGTCCAATTTTCTCCGCACCATCATCGAGGATGATCTCGACACGGGCAAGCACCAGAATGTGGTGACGCGCTTTCCGCCGGAGCCGAACGGCTACCTCCATATCGGCCATGCCAAGTCGATTTGCCTCAATTTCGGCCTGGCCCGGGATTTCGGTGGACGGTGCCATCTCCGCTTCGACGATACCAATCCGGTCAAGGAAGAGGTGGAGTACATCGAATCGATCAAGGAGAGCGTCCGCTGGCTGGGCTTCGACTGGGGCGAACACCTCTATTATGCTTCGGACTATTTCGAGCAGCTCTACCAGTGGGCCGAATACCTGATCGGGCAGAGCAAGGCCTATGTTGACGATCTGTCTGCTGATGAAATGCGGACCTATCGCGGCACCCTGACTGAACCGGGCACGGAAAGCCCCTTTCGCAATCGCAGCGTCGCAGAAAATCTGGACCTGTTCCGCCGCATGCGGGCCGGCGAGTTTCCGGACGGCGCCAAGGTTCTCAGGGCCAAAATCGACATGGCCTCTCCCAACCTGAACCTGCGCGACCCGGTCCTGTACCGCATCAGCCATGTTCCCCATCCGCACGTGGGGGATGCCTGGTGCATCTATCCGATGTATGATTTCGCCCATGGACAGTCCGATGCCATCGAAGGCATCACCCATTCCATCTGTACGCTGGAGTTCGAGGATCACAAGCCGCTCTACGAATGGTTCCTGGACAATCTGCCGGTGCCGGCCCGGCCGCGGCAGTACGAGTTTGCCCGACTCAACCTTACTTATGCAGTGATGAGCAAGCGCAAGCTGCACGAGCTGGTCACCAGCGGGACCGTCAGCGGATGGGACGATCCCCGCATGCCGACCCTGATGGGCCTCAGGCGGCGCGGCTACACCCCCGAATCGATCCGTGCCTTCTGCGAGCGCATCGGTGTTGGCCGGAGCGACTCCTGGATCGACATGGCCATCCTTGAGGAGGCTGTGCGGGAGGATCTGAACGAGCGGGCGCCGCGTGCCTTGGCTGTTTTACGGCCGCTCAAGGTGGTGATCGACAATTATCCCGCCGGAGAGGTGGAGGAGTTCGAGGCAGCCAACCATCCCCAGAAGCCGGAGATGGGCAGCCGCACGGTCACCTTTTCGCGTGAGCTGTTCATTGAGCAGGACGATTTCTGCGAACAGCCCCCCAAGGGTTTCTTCCGCATGACTCCCGGTGCGGAGGTGCGTCTGCGCTATGCCTACATCGTGCGCTGCACGAGCGTCGTGAAGGATGAAAACGGCGCAGTGACCGAGGTACACTGCGAATACGATCCGGCCTCCCGGGGAGGTTCGGCGGCTGATGGCAGGAAAATCAAGGGCACCATTCACTGGGTTTCCGCTTCGCACTCCCTGGAGGCGGAGGTGCGGCTGTTCGACCGTCTCTTCACCGATCCCAATCCCGACCGGGGTGGGGCGGACTACAAACAGTTTCTCAATCCGCAGTCGGTGGAGGTTGTTTCCTCCGCCCGGCTGGAGGCAGGCCTGGCTTCCGTTGACGGCGATGTCCGCCTCCAGTTCGAGCGCCAGGGCTATTTCTGCCTCGACTGCAAGGATTCCCGGCCCGGAAGCCCGGTTTTCAACCGCATCGCAACCCTGAAGGATACCTGGACCAAGAAGTAG
- the era gene encoding GTPase Era, with protein sequence MKNNVFKSGFVSIVGRPNVGKSTLLNSIIGEKIVITSDKPQTTRNRIQGIHNIPEGQIVFIDTPGIHTSRSRLNRSMVDAALSAISGVDLLLLVVEATTPVDSPLVKEVLSGVRTPVVLALNKIDLLPEKDVLLEKISAWSGVHPFREIVPISAGVGDGVEHLVKTITSYLPEGPALFPDDILTDMPEKFICGEMIREKVFRLTHAEIPYSTAVEVESFKERENGVVAITAAIILERETQKGIIIGRKGEMLKRIGTQARQDIERLLGTRVFLELFVKVVENWSERTSKLRELGYE encoded by the coding sequence ATGAAAAACAATGTATTCAAATCCGGCTTCGTGTCGATCGTGGGGCGACCCAACGTGGGAAAATCCACGCTGCTCAACAGCATCATCGGCGAGAAGATCGTCATCACCTCGGACAAGCCCCAGACCACCCGCAACCGCATCCAGGGTATTCACAACATCCCGGAAGGGCAGATCGTCTTCATCGACACTCCCGGCATCCATACCAGCCGGTCGCGACTGAACAGGAGCATGGTTGATGCCGCCCTTTCGGCCATCAGCGGAGTCGACCTGCTGCTGCTGGTGGTGGAGGCTACGACCCCGGTCGACTCGCCGCTGGTCAAGGAGGTGCTGTCCGGCGTCAGGACGCCGGTTGTGCTGGCGCTCAACAAAATCGACCTGCTGCCCGAGAAGGACGTTCTGCTGGAAAAGATCTCCGCCTGGTCCGGCGTCCATCCTTTCCGCGAGATCGTGCCGATCTCGGCCGGAGTAGGGGATGGCGTCGAACATCTGGTCAAGACCATCACATCATACCTGCCCGAAGGACCGGCGCTTTTCCCGGATGACATCCTGACCGACATGCCGGAGAAGTTCATCTGCGGCGAAATGATCCGCGAGAAGGTCTTCCGGCTGACCCATGCCGAGATACCCTATTCGACCGCCGTCGAGGTGGAGAGCTTCAAGGAACGCGAAAACGGCGTGGTAGCCATTACGGCCGCCATCATCCTGGAGCGTGAAACCCAGAAGGGCATCATCATCGGGCGAAAAGGGGAAATGCTCAAGCGCATCGGTACCCAGGCCCGGCAGGATATCGAACGTCTGCTCGGCACACGGGTTTTCCTGGAACTGTTCGTAAAGGTGGTCGAAAACTGGAGCGAGCGCACCTCCAAACTGAGGGAGCTGGGGTACGAATGA
- the der gene encoding ribosome biogenesis GTPase Der has product MKPIVAIVGRPNVGKSTLFNRLLGHRRAIVDDTPGVTRDRNYAVITRFEKPFILVDTGGFEPVTEDRLLQQMREQSRLAMDEADVIIFMMDARTGLTPADVEVATMLRRVKKPVFYVVNKVDGDKLENESAEFYSLGVGQLFTISAEHNRGVTDLVENLQELFPAAASSGDDQEITRIAVVGRPNVGKSSLVNRLLGFERVVANPTAGTTRDSIDTLFTCNSKPYLLIDTAGIRRKGKTTQKLEKYSVVDALRSIERADVVLVVLNAEEGVTEQDERIAGYVHEAGKGCVFVINKWDTVAKDNSTFGRYVEKVRTGFKYLAYAPMVFVSALTGQRTGKIIESVDDVMEQYSRRVTTSDLNRVFSEATESHHAPLAHGRRVKFYFATQVATRPPSFVIFTNQPDAIHFSYERYLVNKFREAFGFDGTPLRLIFRGRDREGAARNPRKAA; this is encoded by the coding sequence ATGAAACCGATTGTAGCCATTGTCGGACGCCCGAACGTGGGGAAGTCCACCCTGTTCAACCGCCTGCTGGGGCATCGCCGCGCCATTGTGGACGATACGCCCGGTGTGACACGCGACCGCAACTACGCTGTCATCACCCGTTTTGAAAAGCCTTTCATACTGGTCGACACCGGCGGTTTCGAGCCTGTCACCGAGGACAGGCTTCTCCAGCAGATGCGCGAGCAGTCCCGATTGGCCATGGACGAAGCGGATGTCATCATTTTCATGATGGATGCCCGTACCGGCCTGACGCCGGCCGACGTGGAAGTGGCCACCATGCTGCGCCGGGTGAAAAAGCCGGTCTTCTACGTCGTCAACAAGGTGGACGGCGACAAGTTGGAAAATGAATCGGCCGAGTTTTACTCCCTGGGCGTTGGCCAGCTTTTCACGATTTCAGCCGAACATAACCGCGGAGTCACCGATCTGGTGGAAAACCTGCAGGAACTGTTTCCTGCTGCTGCTTCCTCCGGGGACGATCAGGAGATTACCCGCATCGCCGTGGTGGGACGCCCCAATGTGGGCAAGTCCTCCCTGGTCAACCGGCTGCTCGGTTTCGAACGGGTGGTGGCAAATCCTACAGCCGGCACCACCAGGGATTCGATCGACACCCTCTTTACCTGCAATTCCAAGCCCTACCTGCTGATCGACACCGCCGGCATCCGCCGCAAGGGCAAAACGACCCAGAAGCTGGAAAAATACAGCGTGGTGGATGCCCTGCGCAGCATCGAGCGGGCCGATGTCGTGCTGGTGGTTCTGAACGCTGAAGAAGGGGTCACGGAGCAGGACGAGCGGATTGCGGGGTATGTTCATGAGGCCGGGAAGGGCTGCGTCTTTGTGATCAACAAATGGGATACCGTCGCCAAGGACAATTCCACCTTCGGCCGCTACGTGGAGAAGGTCAGAACCGGCTTCAAGTACCTGGCCTATGCCCCCATGGTTTTCGTTTCAGCCCTGACCGGACAGCGCACCGGCAAGATCATCGAATCGGTGGATGACGTCATGGAGCAGTACAGTCGCCGCGTTACCACCTCGGATCTCAATCGCGTGTTTTCGGAGGCTACCGAAAGCCACCATGCCCCTCTGGCTCACGGCAGAAGGGTCAAATTCTATTTTGCCACCCAGGTGGCCACCCGCCCCCCATCTTTCGTGATATTCACCAACCAGCCCGATGCAATCCATTTTTCGTACGAACGCTATCTGGTAAACAAGTTTCGGGAGGCCTTCGGTTTCGATGGAACCCCCCTGCGCCTGATCTTCAGGGGACGGGACAGGGAAGGTGCTGCCAGAAACCCGCGCAAAGCTGCATAA
- a CDS encoding response regulator, with protein MKTILIADDSKAMRALLVSSIESLGDFNIVEASNGFEALRLLPRENVDLILTDINMPDINGLELISYLRTNSNYLDIPVIIISTEGSQKDIDKGKLLGANEYVVKPFDPARIQELVKGFLCPGT; from the coding sequence ATGAAGACAATTTTGATCGCCGACGACTCCAAGGCCATGCGGGCCTTGCTGGTCTCCAGCATCGAATCACTGGGCGATTTCAATATCGTGGAAGCATCCAACGGTTTCGAAGCCTTGAGGCTTCTGCCGCGCGAGAATGTCGACCTTATTCTCACCGACATCAACATGCCGGACATAAATGGCCTGGAACTGATCAGCTACCTGCGCACCAACTCAAATTACCTCGATATTCCCGTAATCATCATTTCCACCGAGGGCAGCCAGAAGGATATCGACAAGGGCAAGCTCCTCGGGGCCAACGAGTATGTCGTCAAGCCCTTTGACCCCGCCAGGATCCAGGAATTGGTGAAGGGATTCCTGTGCCCCGGCACGTGA
- a CDS encoding chemotaxis protein CheA, which produces MTLGSSAHKAVKDFLAEAEEITDQLGSELADLADRADSGDFNPDLLNSIFRGAHSLKGLAGMFGFSEISELSHNMENLLDWLRLGKLKLEPPVISVLFESHELLNSIIRSLADQKPDTHADGIAACVARINACLSPPEQQPEASPLLQLGLSERVLASLTEYEEHRLLDNYDRGRNIFRIHTSFDLTTFDVDLSLVSEKLKSCGEIISTLPSTDGTMDTSIDFDLLYGTTGEAEELEQLVENYSINIVLLGKKPLAEPETIPPEPNLSLPVVSPAEQTMAPPPASINPPPAPAGGDDSSSAKSMSRTVRVDIGKLDDLMNIVGELVLAHSSIASLATRMRNEGFSRMAIELGKSAKGLERKLTDLQKGVMEIRMIPVGQLYEKMSRIVRKISREQGKKVELKFHGAETELDKLIVEDISDPMMHIIRNAIDHGIEPPEQRLALGKDEKGTITIASYSKGNHVVIEVQDDGGGIDVQKIKTKALQKGLVHDVGTVSDKEALDFIFLPGFSTTDQISEVSGRGVGMDVVRNNITSISGMVDIETSQGAGTRFIITLPITLAIIKVLIISCAGRTYALPITSVLESLILHERDIKSVERKEVIQLRETTLPLLRLDAFFGIGRQERRPDEFYVVVVGVAEKRLGIVVDDLLGQQDIVIKSLGESFKKFRGISGAADLGDQRTILVLDVGGMIAEAMKSGT; this is translated from the coding sequence ATGACTCTGGGCTCATCAGCACATAAAGCGGTCAAGGACTTCCTGGCAGAGGCCGAGGAAATCACGGACCAACTGGGCAGCGAGCTGGCCGATCTGGCTGACAGGGCCGACAGCGGAGACTTCAATCCTGACCTGCTCAATTCCATATTTCGCGGAGCCCATTCCCTCAAGGGGCTGGCGGGCATGTTCGGCTTCAGCGAAATCTCGGAGTTGTCCCACAACATGGAAAACCTGCTGGACTGGCTGCGTCTCGGGAAGCTGAAGCTCGAGCCGCCGGTGATTTCCGTTCTTTTCGAATCCCACGAGTTGCTCAATTCCATCATCCGCAGCCTTGCGGATCAAAAACCGGATACCCATGCCGACGGGATAGCTGCCTGTGTGGCCAGAATCAATGCCTGCCTGTCTCCCCCCGAACAGCAGCCCGAAGCGTCGCCCCTCCTGCAGCTCGGTCTGTCCGAACGGGTGCTTGCTTCGCTGACAGAGTATGAGGAACACCGCCTTCTGGACAACTACGACAGGGGCCGGAACATCTTCCGCATTCACACATCCTTCGATCTGACCACGTTCGACGTCGATCTGTCCCTGGTTTCGGAGAAGCTCAAGTCCTGCGGGGAAATCATCAGCACCCTTCCCAGCACCGATGGCACCATGGACACCAGCATCGATTTCGACCTGCTGTACGGTACGACCGGGGAAGCCGAAGAGCTGGAACAGCTGGTTGAAAATTACAGCATCAACATCGTGTTATTAGGCAAAAAACCGCTGGCGGAACCGGAAACGATTCCGCCGGAGCCGAACCTGTCATTGCCTGTGGTGTCCCCGGCAGAACAGACCATGGCTCCGCCGCCCGCTTCAATCAATCCGCCGCCTGCTCCGGCAGGGGGGGATGACTCCTCGTCGGCAAAAAGCATGAGCCGCACCGTACGTGTGGATATCGGCAAGCTGGACGATCTGATGAACATCGTCGGTGAACTGGTGCTGGCCCATTCGTCGATCGCTTCCCTTGCCACCCGGATGCGCAACGAGGGTTTTTCCCGTATGGCGATCGAACTGGGCAAATCTGCCAAGGGGCTTGAGCGTAAACTGACCGACCTGCAGAAAGGGGTCATGGAGATCCGGATGATTCCGGTCGGCCAGTTGTATGAAAAAATGTCCCGCATCGTGCGCAAGATCTCCCGTGAGCAGGGCAAGAAGGTGGAGCTGAAGTTCCACGGCGCTGAGACCGAGCTCGACAAACTGATCGTGGAGGATATTTCCGACCCGATGATGCATATCATCCGGAACGCCATCGATCACGGGATCGAGCCCCCCGAACAGCGCCTGGCCCTGGGCAAGGACGAGAAGGGCACCATTACCATCGCCTCCTACTCCAAAGGCAACCATGTCGTGATCGAGGTCCAGGACGACGGCGGCGGTATCGACGTTCAAAAGATCAAAACAAAGGCGCTGCAGAAGGGGCTTGTACACGATGTCGGCACCGTCTCGGACAAGGAAGCACTGGATTTCATCTTCCTGCCCGGTTTCTCCACCACCGATCAGATCAGCGAGGTGTCGGGACGCGGGGTCGGAATGGATGTCGTCAGGAACAACATCACCTCCATTTCGGGCATGGTCGACATCGAAACCAGCCAGGGGGCAGGGACCCGCTTCATCATCACCTTGCCGATCACCCTGGCCATCATCAAGGTGCTGATCATCTCCTGTGCCGGGAGGACCTATGCCCTGCCGATCACCTCGGTGCTCGAATCGCTGATCCTCCACGAACGGGATATAAAGTCGGTCGAGCGCAAAGAGGTCATCCAACTGCGGGAAACGACCCTTCCACTGCTCAGGCTCGATGCCTTTTTCGGCATCGGACGCCAGGAGAGGCGTCCGGACGAATTTTACGTGGTGGTGGTAGGGGTCGCCGAAAAACGGCTGGGTATCGTCGTGGATGACCTGCTGGGGCAGCAGGATATCGTCATCAAGTCCCTGGGCGAATCGTTCAAGAAATTCCGCGGCATTTCGGGGGCTGCCGACCTGGGTGACCAGCGTACCATCCTGGTGCTCGATGTGGGGGGGATGATTGCCGAAGCCATGAAGAGCGGTACCTGA
- a CDS encoding ExeA family protein, which translates to MYKRYFGFTEKPFSKTPDPRFLFFSRGHEEALARLEFVVEEREIAVLTGDIGCGKTTISRALMDRLGDRYRFCYIVNPRLNALEFLRATARLLDVERPAASKNEVLEQINAVIYDHYLKGICPVIVVDEAQMIADAEVFDEIRLLTNFQLDAHNLLAVVIMGQPELRSMLSSPRFEPLRQRIALHYHLCPLSLEETMEYLDFRLEMAGGEAGLFTPDAVQKVYELTGGVPRKINSVATNALLVAYGNDAALIDSAIINEIKDEMMM; encoded by the coding sequence ATGTACAAACGTTACTTCGGGTTTACGGAAAAGCCTTTCAGCAAAACGCCTGACCCTCGTTTCCTGTTTTTCAGCAGAGGCCATGAAGAGGCCCTGGCCAGACTGGAATTCGTTGTGGAGGAACGGGAGATCGCCGTTCTGACCGGTGATATCGGCTGCGGCAAGACCACCATTTCCCGTGCCCTGATGGATAGGCTCGGTGACAGGTACCGCTTCTGTTACATCGTCAACCCGCGTCTGAATGCGCTCGAATTCCTGCGCGCCACGGCCCGGCTGCTGGACGTTGAAAGGCCGGCCGCCTCCAAGAACGAGGTGCTGGAGCAGATAAATGCCGTTATCTACGATCACTATCTGAAAGGTATCTGTCCGGTCATAGTGGTCGATGAGGCCCAGATGATCGCAGATGCGGAAGTATTCGACGAGATCAGGCTTCTGACCAACTTTCAGCTGGATGCCCATAATCTCCTGGCCGTGGTTATCATGGGGCAGCCCGAACTGCGCAGCATGCTTTCATCGCCGCGTTTCGAGCCGCTTCGTCAGCGAATCGCACTCCATTACCACCTCTGCCCGCTTTCGCTGGAGGAAACCATGGAATACCTCGATTTCAGGCTGGAGATGGCTGGCGGGGAGGCGGGCCTGTTCACCCCCGATGCCGTGCAGAAGGTTTACGAGCTGACCGGCGGAGTGCCGCGCAAGATCAATTCAGTGGCCACCAATGCCTTGCTGGTGGCATACGGAAATGATGCCGCCCTGATCGACTCCGCCATCATAAACGAAATCAAAGATGAAATGATGATGTAG
- a CDS encoding chemotaxis protein CheW translates to MDLAKIRKKARQQERAPLPERPALCQPEVSELLPLPEPREMPVPVPEMAFVNVNTPAVPDAPAVAKKPRRRTVSDPVALLLAGREAAGCDEDLQAVSSELSNAPIEEYEEFLCIRVADETYGINIMQIKEIIKPRPVTEVPRSPSFVSGVISLRGVITPIIDLLVRLGLDRESATGKERVVVVKNGNELCGLMVDEVTKVVRIPKNSFEAAPAVLEGIDRDFVKGIGRAEGLMIILLHIEAIADIDLM, encoded by the coding sequence ATGGATCTGGCCAAAATAAGAAAAAAAGCCCGCCAGCAGGAACGGGCGCCGCTGCCGGAACGTCCCGCCCTTTGCCAGCCGGAGGTGTCGGAACTCCTGCCGCTGCCCGAGCCGAGGGAGATGCCCGTACCGGTACCGGAGATGGCGTTTGTCAATGTCAATACGCCCGCCGTGCCCGACGCTCCGGCCGTTGCGAAAAAGCCTCGCAGAAGAACGGTATCCGATCCGGTTGCGCTCCTGCTTGCCGGGAGGGAGGCTGCCGGCTGCGATGAGGATCTGCAGGCTGTTTCCAGTGAATTATCCAACGCACCGATCGAAGAATACGAAGAATTTCTCTGCATCCGGGTGGCTGACGAAACGTACGGCATCAACATCATGCAGATCAAGGAGATCATAAAACCGAGGCCGGTAACCGAAGTGCCCCGGTCCCCCTCCTTTGTGTCCGGGGTGATTTCCCTGAGAGGCGTGATTACCCCGATCATCGATCTGCTCGTCCGTCTCGGACTCGACAGGGAATCCGCCACCGGGAAAGAGCGGGTGGTGGTGGTCAAAAACGGCAACGAACTCTGCGGCCTGATGGTGGATGAGGTCACCAAGGTGGTCCGCATCCCGAAGAACAGCTTTGAAGCCGCTCCGGCCGTTCTCGAAGGTATTGACCGCGATTTCGTCAAGGGAATCGGCCGTGCAGAGGGGCTGATGATCATACTGCTCCATATCGAGGCGATCGCCGATATAGACCTGATGTAG
- a CDS encoding chemotaxis protein CheW, with translation MNKELTEIQLACFSLGETLFAVDIMRIREIVQPQRLSCLPGSSSMVEGVINLRGNIIPVMNLRRRFGLPPVPEDKPAKFLIVSLARQALALVVDEVLEVIAVPAGDIKPPPDVDEGVGAEWLLGVCLSQERLFMILDIDSLLG, from the coding sequence ATGAACAAAGAACTCACGGAAATACAGCTGGCCTGTTTCAGTCTGGGTGAGACCCTCTTTGCCGTGGATATCATGCGCATCAGGGAGATCGTACAGCCCCAGAGGTTGTCATGCCTGCCCGGTTCCTCCAGCATGGTGGAAGGGGTCATCAATCTCCGCGGAAACATCATTCCGGTCATGAACCTGCGCCGGCGTTTCGGCCTGCCCCCGGTCCCGGAAGACAAGCCGGCCAAGTTTCTGATCGTGTCGCTCGCACGGCAGGCCCTGGCGCTGGTGGTTGACGAAGTGCTGGAAGTCATCGCGGTGCCGGCCGGCGATATAAAGCCCCCCCCCGATGTGGACGAGGGGGTCGGCGCCGAATGGCTGCTGGGAGTCTGCCTGTCGCAGGAGCGCCTGTTCATGATTCTGGACATCGATTCGCTCCTGGGATAA